AACCGGCGCGGCACGCTCCGCCCGTTCGGATACCTCGCCGGCGTGGTGCGCGAGACCCAGGGGAACACGTCCTTAGAGAAAGTGTACAACTTCGTGTTCGGCAACTCCAGCTCCGTGCGGCAGCTAGTGCGCCTGTACGCGCTCATGTCCATTCCGGTGTTCCAGCAACAGCCGACGAGGCCCACACGGCCGGCGACTACTGCGTCGACGACGCGGTCGCCGACGTCTCTGACGACAACTACACCCAGGACGCCAACGCCCAGTACAGGCGGCGGAAACTCGTCACACGAGACGGGAACAGCGCCCACAGGAACCGGGAGCTCATCTGAACCGGTTACTGAACTCGGTACACCCACGACAAACAGTGAGCCTCCTCGCGGAACAGTGTCAACGCAGGCGGAAACAGAGGAATCAACCAGTACAGGGACTGAACATTTCTCAACTGAAACGCGTGGAGAAAGCGCGCAGCCTGCCAGCACTGAACATGTGACAACCGGGTTAGGGTCCACCGCGGAATCCGAGCACGAATGGACTTCTACATCATCTAATTATCATGAAACGACACTAACGAGCGATACAATGAGTACTGATTTTACAGAGAGCGTCGCAGATACACTTTCCACGGAGACCTCCGTCAACACTGGAGGAACATCTACGTATCCGGAATCGACAGTAACGATGGAAGCAACGTCATGGAGTGACATAACCACGGACACAGGCCAGACGTCATCCTCGCTTACGCCGCGAAACACAGAGGACACTACTACTGGAACGGAGGTAGATAACACGCACGAAACTTTGGAGACGTCCACAAACGGTGCTCTTACAGAAACAACGGTTTACTCGACAGATGAACATATGCGGAGCACAGCGAGTACGTATGATCCGGAAACAACGTCGTCACTATTTCCCACTTCTCCTACCGACTCCACAACGGTGGTCACAGACGAACCGGCTTCGGAGACGGCTCACGAAACAGACTGGACCACGAGGTCTACGTTGCCCACTTCTTGGAGCGAATCACACACTATCGATCCAGACACAACGCTTGGTGAGACAAGCACCCAGTGGAGTACGCGAGACCTGACTATGACTGATGCGTTTACCGAAGAAGGCACTGAGTCGACTTCGGTCTATACGAACACCGACTCTACGACGTATCACAGTACTGCAGCCTCGACTTCCACGACCGAAAATGTGGAAATTGAATCAACGACCGGAGTAACATTTACTGAGACAAGTAGCGAGCTTCACTTGACGACCGACTTAGCGACCAGTAACACTGTGACAGATGGTCATGTGCCAACTACGGAACGATATACAGTGACAGATATTTTGGAAACAACGACCACAGAATCTTCATCACTTCAGACACGGGGCCTTGAGAGCACGACCGAAGACTGGCTGACGGAAAATTCAGCTGCCACACCCACTAAATTTGACACTGCAGAAACAAGTGCTTCTAGTCTCTCCTACACCGAAACAGAGCCAACTAAAACGGATACCTCAACTGAGGCTTCTAGCCAGCTGCATACGGAGGCTACAACGTATTTTTCTGTCAGCGTGACTAGCACGTTCACAGAAGAAACTTCAAACCATCATGAAAATACGGAGACGACTACTGAAGAAAGCACACGACAAACGTCAGGGTGGACCGATGGATCTGAGAGTGTCGTTACTGATGACGTCACCGATATTACTACTTCTTTAGAATTAACTCCTTCAACAACCGAGCAACGTACAAAAACTACCCCAACGTCGGGCACGGAAAACCCCACTGAGGAAACGCACGAAGCAACAGAGTATACGACAGTAACAACGGAGCCGGCCTGGAGTGCTTCAAGCACGAACACTGATGAGGTTTCTGCGAGCGACACTGTTCCTACGGCAAGAGAGAGCATGTCGACAGAAGGGGCGAGTACTGGCAGCACATCCTCGTTAGGAGAAGTAACAGAGTCGCCAACCGCGGAAACTTCAACACGTTCATACTCATCGGCGATGACAAATGCTGACACTGAAGCCCCTACCGAGCTAACGAGCACCTCAACGACCACTTTAGAGTCATCCACTCTGGTTTCGAACATCGCTAGTGAGATCACGACGATCGAGTTGGTAACTACTCGAAGTCTTTCAACAATTTCAGGCCCCACTTCCACCAGTAGCGAAGAGCAGACAGAAAGCCATTCCACCGGGACAGCTGCTGCGACAGAAGAACAAAACGAAACCAGTGCCACCAGGCCAGATACAACGTCGCCAGGCCAAGCCGAAACGATGAGCACTACCATGCAAGCACAGGAAAATTCGAGTACTGTGGTACCGACCGTTCAAGAAACAAGCATAAGTGTAGAGACGACGGCTACGACAGCCGGCATGGAGAGCAATCTTACGTCATCGACACCAGTGTCCTCAACAACCTCGGGGAATATTCCATTCACCGACGAAGGCATAAGCGGCCATCTGATTGACGGCCACCGTAGTACTCCAAGCCTGCCACCTTTTACTGATGTTGGTATAGGGGGTGGTGTGATAACTTCTCCAGGAGCATCAACCGAGAGCTTGGCATACACGGATGAGGGCATCCACGGTGGGCCTGTAGGCCCTGGTGTCATTTCTCAGTTTGTAAGTTGAAGAGTACCCGAAGAGAGACATTGTACTGAGTGCAAGTACGATTTACTGTCGAAGCATTTCACCACACTTCCGTCACGGCATGCTTGAGAACGTTTGTTTAGATTTAGATGCACGAGAATACTTGCAAGCTTACTTGAACTGCTGAATCTTTTACGTAGGTACCCAAGTGGCTGCTGGAGGACCTTCGCTGGGCACCTCAATGAAACACACACTCAGAAGGCGTGCTGTACCCTTGCCACCTGCAGGAAATGTTTCCCTGGCTCCAGTACCAAATAACGGAACTGACACAACACAGTTCCCAGAAACCGTTGCGGAGTCGGTGTCAGATGTAACTGGTGCCTCAGTGGATCCGACGGATGTTTCTACGGTCGCACCCATGGAACAAGGTACAACAGAAGCTCCGAGCGAAGGTATGGATTCAGAAGCGACACAAGCACAGTCAGACTCGACAGGGCTGACGTTAGGGGATACGGAAATGCCATCAGATGCTACAGGAGCCTATTCAGAACCTACAGATTCATCTTCAGTAACCACAGAGAGACCGCAAGAAGGCGCAGGCTCAACACTAGATGTAACATGGATGCCTCCTGAGGCCACGTGGCCGACAGCAACAAACACACCAGCGAAGGAAACGTGGCCCAGCGAGGAAACGGAAACGTCGACAGTTGCGACTCCACCGACCGATGTTGAGGCAACCATGTTCACAAATGCTGAAACAACAGCGCAAAGTGAGACAAACACGCCCAGTATGACGGAGCCCTCGAATCAGACGGTTCCAGCAGAGACAGGCCCGGTTTCCCATGCCAGTCCATCGTCGCCTCTAACTCAAAGCCCGTCGACCGCGCCAACCCAGACTCCATCGACCCCGCCTACCCAGAGTCCGTCGACCCCATCAACACAGTATCCGTCGACACCGTCGACTCAGAGACCCTCCTCGAAGTTTCCGAATTTGCCTTACATGCCGAATCCGATAATAGTGACCATGGGGATTGATGAGTTTATGGGAAGATTCGGCGTTACCAGGACGTCGAGCCGGCCTGCGACTTCTGTAGCTATCGCAGGACTTCCCTCGCTGTCAAAGCCTGTGAAACCAGTGCCTTTGCTGTGACCTGATGACATTTCAGAAGCGTGCAAGTCTTCGCACCTTTATTTTCACGCATTCTTCACACATTTCTTCGGGTCTTTTTTTACACTGTTTTGATAATAAAGATGTCCTGTGTAACGAACAGTTTGTTTATTGAATTCCAGGAAGCACGGCGCGGAACGTCGTACGTGTCCTGCAGTGCCTCGAGCAGTGGTGCCTTAAGTGGCTATCGCAACCAGTGGGTGCCGCACCATGCACCGACGGAAGTTCGCGCATACTTCGTGCCTCTGCGGTTAGCGGAGCAGATAGTACCGATCGTAGCAGTCAGAAGTTCGTTTTTCTGTTAGCCGTAACGGCGTTTAAAGCGAGGACCAGTCGTGTACAAGCCAAAGCTccctataagaaaaaaaattgctgaagagGCACACATATTTGCGTTGAATGCTATTTAACAAGCTATACGGACCTTGTTGCATGTGATGCAAAAGACGGTAAATTGGGTGTCAGTGACTGTTTACGACTACCACGCACACAAGCAGCCGGTCCTATGCTGACGCAACAAACTGCGAATTTAGGGAGACGTGCCAAAGCACGTCGGCTTGTGATCCTCAGCAAGTTTGCTATCCTGAGAGCGTCTAGCCCGATAGAGTTAAAACGTGggagttttagtgcgaaagcgctacttaATGGGGTCAAACCCAGCCAAAAAAtattgtgtgaagcctcggagtaacttggGTGAGCTTGGGTTACTTCGGAGGAGCGTTGCGCAAgatgcagccaatgggaggaagctcgggtaagttccgatgagcgtcgcgccagctgcagacaatgggagggtgaccttgaaAAGGACCTTGGCCAAACTtatagcatagcaacagcccatgcagaaataaatattgccgcaactcattgctcgttcttaatcggtatggctgatagccccgtatgtgccatctgcgggtatgacgagACTATTTCCCACAGTCTATGCgtatgccctgcctacagcgccgaaaggcagtctctctgccgtgcgatGGAGAGGCTAGACCCACGCCCACTgtcggaaatgaagattctcggccactggccgtggcgatcgtcggcggcgaaggcctccaaggcactgttCCGCTTgttgcgaacttctggcctgcacgataggctgtgactttaacgaacgctgacttttcatactGACTGCAATTTTCTgctactctcctttctctttcattttttttatcccctcacccctttcccgcGTGTAGGGCAgaaaaccgattattcttccggttaacctccttgccattcctcttcttctttctcctcctcctcctcgtcccgCGACTCGGTTTCGAACCCACgacggcacgaacagatcagcttagctgaccactgcacgagagcatgctatcgccgcaaccgatcacgcctcgtgttaaactgcaacacactgtcgctctgtgcattgcacattgtcttacaatcgaactaatatacacactctcacgacgtcgtcgtcttcatcaactaatactacacTATCGTCGCcagacgacccagcaaagccaTGAGCCATCCAgtctaaacgcatgctttcgcacgtccactCGTTTTAAATGCGTTAAAAcgctaccacatttttttttacctatttACGTGGGCCCTGCTCTTGGACAGTGCGAAGCCGTGCAACAAGGTGCCcctgtgcatgaaaaaaaaatcgatcaCAAGCGTAGACCGAAGACACCTGTATCTCAGTCGAGAAGGCTGTTTGTTAAGAGCGCTTATACTATAATCGCAAAATTCCGCGGGTAACATTTCCAGCACGATGGCGGCAATGCAGCGTAGCCCACCAGTTAAGAACCTTTCATTAATTTCAAGCAGCACGTTAAAGCTTTATGCGTGCTTATCTGATGTCATGGTCTCTTCTTGGGATAAGACgggttatagagacgaaaaatgTTATGAGCGAAAAAGATCCGCTTGCGATAATTACGCAGCAAATTCAGAAGGCTACTGAGCGCTTAATGTAATAGTGATGCTGCGTGCGAGTTGGCTATAGAGATGTACGCGCATAGCACACAGTAAGAACTAGAAGAATAATTTCCGGCCCTGGCGAGTGTTCAGGGCACTTGGAAACTGACCTTCTGAATGATCCAATATGTCCATCCCTCGCAGTACAAGCTGGCCCTGGAATGTAAACACGAAGTGAACAAAACGTTGGCTAGGCCGCTGAGGCTTCCCCATACCTTGTTCGCTTTGTGTTGTGCTGTCTCTACCACGGACTCCTGGAATGCAAGTAACTCATGACGTACTGTTACAAATGAGAAACGAAACCTTCATATAagccccgcagcggtggctcagtggttagggcgctcgactactgatccggagttcccgggttcgaacccgaccgcggtggctgcgtttttatggaggaaaaacgctaaggcgcccgtgtgctgtgcgatgtcagtgcacgttaaagatccccaggtggtcgaaattattccggagccctccactacggcacctctctcttcctttcttcttacactccctcctttagcccttcccttacggcgcggttcaggtgtccaacgatatatgagacagatactgcgccatttcctttcccccaaaaaaccaattattaaacctTCATATACGGCCTACTTTGCGTACGTGTAAATCTTTAAAATGTCCTGCTTCACTTATCCAGAATGAAGCTCGATTTTCTTGTTGGTTACCTGTGTACGCAGGGTTATATTTATTTCTTCATAAACTACCTTCTCAAATATGCTTGATTAAGTAACTTGTGACCCCCTGCAAGTTACGTAATCATATTTATTTAATATTTTGAAATTATTCGGAGGGGCGAGAAGTTAGCCGCAGCAATTTCAGGTGTGGGAATATCCCTCGGTGCGCTAGACGGCCGCCAGGTTGCTTGTGCTTTGCATTATCGCGAAATTTACTTTTTCTTTCCAAATACTCTTCTTAAAATGAAGTGTTACGCCCACCTCGTTCACTTTCAGCAagagcacaacgttagttggggacAAAAGGGGTATGTTTCTGGGGATTTTCCAGGCGCTCGAAGCTGAAGCCTGACAGGAAACCGACACAGGAGGACGCAAACAGTTCAGTTCTCCGTCAAAAAGCGGTCAGTGAAACTGGCGCTGCAGGAAGTGCTTTGTGACACGTGTCCCCGCGCTGTCAGCTGAACCGCGAAGCTAGGCTATATGCTTCCGCGTCCGGGCACAGAATGGCTCAACATCGAAAGTGCGGGCAATGCGAGCAAATGCCGGAAATAGCTTAGAAACACAAAACCGCTGCTGACAACAACGTCATCGACAACAATAACAAACATTCCTCTTATATGGGCTTATCACCTTAAGTCGCAATTTCGGTGCGCTCGTTCTGCATATCATTGTTATTTGCTTTCGCTTCAAGTGAGTTTAttattcttctttttttactgGTGTCTCGGGCTGTAACACTACAACTGGCATCTTATTTAGAGTAGGCATTACTTACTCCCCCGGGTgccctgcaccccccccccccccccccccccgctcccagCCTTTTtcgttaaaataaaaaaataagggaCAGAGTGCAGGACGTACTTTCCCACTGGCATTCAGCTGCCGATAAGAGGTGTTCGTCCTATGCCAGCTTGAGTATGAAATTCAGCAAAGCGCAAGGGCGTACGCTTTTCATAAAAGtaagtaaaaagggtgtaagctccCTTTTACTCCTGTATAGGCGTATTAATGTTTAGAGTGTACGGCGAGGCTAATAACtattgcgccttttttttttatatttgcacGAAGCCTGGTGCCCAGAGTCGGCTGTGAGACCTAGCTGTCGGAAATGACACATACCTTTTTCAGGAGTGCACgctgttgggcgagtcggtcgtacatcgttgagtaaaggtactgcgcaaaataatacaaacatggacccgtccttgtgcccttctcgtccatgtttgtattattttgcgcagtacctttacttaACGACATACCTTTTTGTTGCCTGTTAGGATGTTGCAGCGCTGTCCAAACTGACTGGCGAACCATTAATACGTGCTTTACGTAGAAGACGTTTACCACCCTATTGTATGCCATGGCCCAGTACTCCAAGGAGCTCTTCTTACGGGACGAAACTTTCTGCAGAATGGCATGCACAGTATGGTGTGAAGTTGAAGGTGAACACACATTTTAGTAAGGGGCATACATACCTGCGCATTAGTCCAATGTTTTATGGAACTATATAACTAAAccaacgcggcggctgcgcgcgcgcgcgcgcgtgtgtgtgtgtgtgtgtgtgtgtgtgtgtgtgtgtgtgtgcgtgcgtgcgtgtgtgtgtgtgtgtgtgtgtgtgtgtgtgtgtgcgtgtgtgtttgtgtgtgtgtgtgtgtgtgtgtgtgtgtgtgtgtgtgtgtgtgtgtgtgtgtgtgtgtgtgtgtgtgtgtgtgtgtgtgtgtgtgtgtgtgtgtgtgtgtgtgtgtgtgtgtgtgtgtgtgtgtgtgtgtgtgtgtgtgtgtgtgtgtgtgtgtgtgtgtgtgtgtgtgtgtgtgtgtgtgtgtgtgtgtgtgtgtgtgagagagagagagagagagtgtctAGGGGATCGGTGCACCTGCCAACTGCTATACTTAGAAACCATCGTTACATAAAGGCCCATGATGGGCTCCACATAACGGCTCTCGCCGCTGTACAATGGCGTTGTAAGTGCCGGAAGTTACAAAATTTCCGCAGAATTTTTACATACATAGCGTAGTGTAGCTGTAGGGGACTAGGGCGCTCTCGCGCACTTTCTTGCCAAAGAGATTACCACAGTCGGATACAACGCAATAAtgcaagaacgcagcggcaaacgcccctcaaaggaggccctccagctgATGGGGTCGACCGATTTTCAAGACTTCGAGGTCAATCCCATTTAACAGAGGCACCTGCCATTCATCTGAGATTTCACGCTAGGAGATAGACCACGACGACATGGAACCGGTCGcctccattggctggagggctttcCATTGGGGCGCATTCATGGCCTAGTAACTTATTTCACCAGCGAGGCGAAATACGTGAAGCTTTTTTCATACAGTAGATGAAATCCACGGtgtaacaagcaaaaaaaaaaggaaccgaGCGCCAGggcataaaaaataaatgtaagaaTTAAATGGCACTACATGATATGAAAATTAAAACATAAATGTTAAGCTATCCTTCGTAAATCGAAAAACTCAGCGGTATAGCTTTGTTAGCGTTATGCGTGCGATGCATTTTGCAATCACTCTCTCCCTCCGTGACCACATCTTCACTGTTGCTTGTGGCCAACATCTCAAGTGATTTGCGTCTCACTATGCGCGCAGCCACGCCAACTGCCAGTACCACTGGAACGTCCAAGATGAGAATGAGTACCTTAAGATCACTAAAGTGGTGATGTGCGCCACATCGTCTCAAATACCATGTCGACACAAGTACTATCCCGTTTGGTCGTAGGTTGTATGCCAAACGCTGCTAGCTACCCTCGTACCGCCACCTTCACACCGCCACATCCTCTCTTACGTAGATGCCACAGCCCTTAATCCACACGACAGTGTGTGGAAATCGTTATGTAACCCACGCGCCGACACCGCGACTCCTCCTCAATACTACTCAAGAGACACTGTAGCGCCATCCCTCAGGCGCGCCGCGAAACTGTGTCAGAACGCGGGTGTCGTCGGCGGATGGTCTCCCATATATAGTTCCAGCTGTAAATCATGAAGTTTGTGTTGCATTTCGGCTAGTTTATTATTCACAGCACTTACGAGGAAAGCCATTAACAACGAAACCATAGCGTTGTGTGTTGTGTGCCTATTTGCTGCATCCTTTTCATCTTTAACACAGCGTATTTCCATCAAATACGTATGTATAGCTCAGACGTTTCGACCTTGATTACAGCAGAACATGACAGCCAACTGCACATGCGTATGTGGGCTCTGGAACCGAAAGCGCACCAGGCTAACGTATAGGTGAGAAACTGACGAATTGGAGTTTCCAAACGCCGCAAGTGGTCTTCCGGCGTTTTGGAACGCTTACATCAATACAGCTCCAGAACTCCACTGAAGAAATACAGACCAAACGGAAACGCCGCCCGCCACCAGACACTGAAAGCCCTCTTCACTATCTACACCACGCTGACTTTGCCAACGTTGCTCAAGACCACACTCAAGACTGACGCATGACTGGTTGCCTGATCACGCTCACAGCTGCTACGTCTGTGGGTTCAGGCGGTCATGATAGCAAATTAATTAGAGCGCCGCGGCTCGTAAAATTAACCCGAACGCGCAAGCGCGTGGCTTTGGACACAGCGCCGCTGTGTCTGAACAAACGCCGGGGTGGCTGCAGTACACCCGCTATCGTCAGCCGCTGCAAACACTCCTGCACCATGCTCTCGGACCCAGGACCCAACGCTCTGAGGCGCTGATTTCAGTCCAAGTTCCGCGCTTGAGCTTTTGTGTACACATTCTGGTTCACTTTGACCATGGTGGGTACCAAAATTGACTTACCATGTTTGCAAGATTTCGAGCTAGTAATATTAAAGGCAGACACTGATAagctaattggtttgttcatagaacaCCAAttaaaattaggtgggcggatgagatcaaggaGTTTGCTGCGATACGGTGGCCGCAAATGGCGAAgaagacgtgggagaggcctttgccctgcagtgggcgtagtcaggctgatgatgatgatgatgatgatgatcaataAGTTATTTATTAGAAGCTAACaggtggtggtggttacaactttattgccacaaaaggGAAGGGATTACTTGGGGCTGCGGCGAGTTCAGGGTGGCCTCCAGCCGGGGGCGATCTCTTGAGCTCGCGCGATGACGGCCAGCGGGACAGACCAGGAGCGATGACTGTGCTAGCTGCGTACACAAAGTGCGAGAGTAAAGTTGGGCTGCTAGGTGCCCAACTAAAAATAAtatgcccttttttttttaatacaaaatTGCTGTGCTCATAACATGGACACTGTCGTTTTTCAATTACATTCATCTGATAAAAAGTACGACTGTTTCTAAACATGTTTCAAACTCATCACGTATATCTCGTGCTCTtcacatttcttttttcctaCTGTAGAACATGTTCATCTATTGGCACTGCATCCTTTTCGCCGAGAAAAGTGAAGCGGAACACGAAGAATTTTTGTTTTAGAATTTGTTAGCTTCCTAAATAATCATATTGTTCTTGGTTGTCTCGTTGTTTTCGTTTTAGCAATATTTTGGTAGCTCGAGTGAAATTGCGCCTGAGTTAGGTGGCGCTGAACGCTCGTGAGCCTCGTCCTCCAAAACGAAAAGGAGGAAGTCCTCCATAACGCTCGTGCTCAGCTGTGCCGTTTGCATCGCAGCCCAGACGCTCCTGTACGCAAGCCTTAAGCTATGGATGCTTACGGTTCCACTGCGTTTCTGAACCACTCGCCGCCCCCTAAGCGCCGCAGGCATCGGTGCCCTGGAGAAGGTGGACAGATGGCACCTCTATCTCCGCATTGCGTCTCACCAACGGCGCAGTTTTCGACGTCTTGCGACCCTTGGTTTCCCTCGCCTACGTCGGGCCACTTTCAGCCGCAAGGTACGACGGACCACTACGCGATGTGCCACCCGTACCCGACCCAGTGCATCGCGTTCACACCTCCGCCTTTCGTGGAGCAGCAACCCTACCAGCAATCATACCAGCAACCCCCTTGTCACGAACCCTCCGGTCGCTTCTACGAGGCGCCTACCTTCTCTCAATTTCCCCCGGAGCAATGGCCCATGGTTTTTCCACAAGCAACAGTTACCACCTTGCCTCCGCAGCCCAACGGCACGCAAAAGAAACGACGCCGAGACCGAAGCCTGAATCGGTCAGCCGGACAGCTCCTGCCGCGACGAGACGACGACAGTGACAACAAAAGTGACATTTTCTTCTCTCGAAGGCACCGGCAGGCTGGTCGTCCTGATCGACCGACGCGAAGAGTGCGTGGCTCCGGCAGCAGCGAGCCCAGTAGTGAAGCGAGCAAGCGTATCTCGAAAAAGACAAAGAACTTCCCACTCTTTCCCTTGGCGCTCGTAGCTGCGCTGGTCATCATCGTTGTCTTTGGTTCCTCTGGAAAAGTGATCAGCGTCATATCGCAAGAATTTCCCCCGGGAGGCGCCATCGTGAACCGCCGTGGGCTCCCCACGCCACCCAGGTCTTTCCACCACCGGCAAGCGAAGGAGACGACCGCACGTGCCTGCGACTGGGAGTCATGCGAGTGGCAGGGCCGGTACCTCCATGACAAGCTTAACTACTCCGTTTCACCGTGCGAAGACTTCTATTCACATGTATGTTCAAGTGAGTGGTTCAAGAACGCCGACGTGAGCTCACAGCCGTACGCTTACTCTGCGCCAGCTTCGGTCATGCTGGGACTCTGGAGCTTCCTGAAGAAACACCGAGCGGACACCACAAAAGTCCAGACTTCATTCGTGAGCGAGGCCTCGATTTTTCTGCAACGCTGTGTGCCCGGCTCCAAAAAGGACACGGACTGGAAGGTATTCCGAAAAATTCTTGAAAACGTGGGCATAGACGAGTGGCCATACGGAGGCGCTATGCCACACACAGAGGCTCACAagatcgtagcaaaagcagagaagATGCTTGGGTTCGCAACTCTCGTAAGCGTGTTTCTCAGAGGGCGACCCTCAAGCCACGAGGTCATGCTTCATGTCAATTCACCACCTGTACTGCTGAGACTCTACAAGGATGCCTTTCCCGGAAAGGACATAAAGGCGTACGGCGAGTTCGTCTACCAAGTCTTGTCTCTATGGAACCCAAGCGGCCAAGACGTCCTGCAGAGCGTACTGGCGCTCATGGACTTGGAAGAAAGGCTGAGCATTGCGGCTTCCCATTCTTCGCGCAGCGTGCCGGTGCTTCACGTTACGATGCCCGTGGCCACGATAAAGTCGTACGCTCACTGGAACTGGCAAGCCTACTTCAAACTCTTTCTCGACGGAAACACGGCCCTGCATTCAAACAAAAAAATTGCGCTTCTCGACCCGGTGTACTTCAACCACCTCACAAGCATCCTCTCCCATGTAACAACCCGGACTATCCTCAACTACGTCGGCTACAAATTGGTAGTCTTTCTCTCTCCCCTCCTCCCTTTGAACAAGGCCGGCTTCATGGTGCCTGTCAGCTACCCCCACCATCTCTTCAAAGGTGTTTCGAAGCGTCTGGAGGCGTGCATGTTCTTTCTCGAACGACTGTACCCCGTCGCCACTAGAGCTCTCGTTTGGTCCCATGTTGTGAAGAAGGCCCCTTCGCTCTTGTCCGGTGACCTCGCCGACCAGCTACAAGGCATGGAGCAGCTGGCGCGCAACGAAATGAAGCACGCTGCCGCCCACGCACCGTGGCTGACCCACGAAGAAGCAGCAGTGGCCGTGCTCAAGATGGAACGCCTGCGACTTGTCCTGGCACCGAGAAGCCATGACACCGCGCTTCACCGACTTCACGCCGTTTCGCCGCTCTTCGACAACGTGAGCCTCATCGAAGGTGTGTACAAACTGCAACGGACCCTTCGCGCCAACTACTGGCGAGGAGACAACCTCAGTCTGTACCACGAACCGGCCACAGCGACGGACAGCGCCTTCCGGCCCGGATTCGTTTACGAACCCGACCTCAACAAGGTGTCAGTGTCTCCGGTCACCGTCGACTTCATCGTGAGTATGTCGCGCAGCCTGGACGCAACGGCCGTGCCGTtcctcttgggcgagttggtgcgcgGCATGTTCTCAGCGATAAGCATTCGCGGTTCGACCATCGACGCCGACGGAGACCCGCGCCAGTGGTGGACGTCGACGACGGAAGACCGCTTCATCCAGAGGGCGAAGTGCCTCCAAAACAGCTTCGCCGATGTATCGAGGCTGTACGTCAAGGAGGGGCTGCCTGACAAGTTCGTCTTCATGGAAGAGAATGTCCAGGACGGCGCGGTGGTCCACCCCTTGTA
The Amblyomma americanum isolate KBUSLIRL-KWMA chromosome 3, ASM5285725v1, whole genome shotgun sequence genome window above contains:
- the LOC144125320 gene encoding uncharacterized protein LOC144125320 isoform X1 codes for the protein MGSLGCIVVALTVLVASGTPRNAEAAVMPEEQGRQDIQNSTSGNRRGTLRPFGYLAGVVRETQGNTSLEKVYNFVFGNSSSVRQLVRLYALMSIPVFQQQPTRPTRPATTASTTRSPTSLTTTTPRTPTPSTGGGNSSHETGTAPTGTGSSSEPVTELGTPTTNSEPPRGTVSTQAETEESTSTGTEHFSTETRGESAQPASTEHVTTGLGSTAESEHEWTSTSSNYHETTLTSDTMSTDFTESVADTLSTETSVNTGGTSTYPESTVTMEATSWSDITTDTGQTSSSLTPRNTEDTTTGTEVDNTHETLETSTNGALTETTVYSTDEHMRSTASTYDPETTSSLFPTSPTDSTTVVTDEPASETAHETDWTTRSTLPTSWSESHTIDPDTTLGETSTQWSTRDLTMTDAFTEEGTESTSVYTNTDSTTYHSTAASTSTTENVEIESTTGVTFTETSSELHLTTDLATSNTVTDGHVPTTERYTVTDILETTTTESSSLQTRGLESTTEDWLTENSAATPTKFDTAETSASSLSYTETEPTKTDTSTEASSQLHTEATTYFSVSVTSTFTEETSNHHENTETTTEESTRQTSGWTDGSESVVTDDVTDITTSLELTPSTTEQRTKTTPTSGTENPTEETHEATEYTTVTTEPAWSASSTNTDEVSASDTVPTARESMSTEGASTGSTSSLGEVTESPTAETSTRSYSSAMTNADTEAPTELTSTSTTTLESSTLVSNIASEITTIELVTTRSLSTISGPTSTSSEEQTESHSTGTAAATEEQNETSATRPDTTSPGQAETMSTTMQAQENSSTVVPTVQETSISVETTATTAGMESNLTSSTPVSSTTSGNIPFTDEGISGHLIDGHRSTPSLPPFTDVGIGGGVITSPGASTESLAYTDEGIHGGPVGPGVISQFVS
- the LOC144125320 gene encoding uncharacterized protein LOC144125320 isoform X2, whose translation is MGSLGCIVVALTVLVASGTPRNAEAAVMPEEQGTQVAAGGPSLGTSMKHTLRRRAVPLPPAGNVSLAPVPNNGTDTTQFPETVAESVSDVTGASVDPTDVSTVAPMEQGTTEAPSEGMDSEATQAQSDSTGLTLGDTEMPSDATGAYSEPTDSSSVTTERPQEGAGSTLDVTWMPPEATWPTATNTPAKETWPSEETETSTVATPPTDVEATMFTNAETTAQSETNTPSMTEPSNQTVPAETGPVSHASPSSPLTQSPSTAPTQTPSTPPTQSPSTPSTQYPSTPSTQRPSSKFPNLPYMPNPIIVTMGIDEFMGRFGVTRTSSRPATSVAIAGLPSLSKPVKPVPLL